The genomic interval GTAAGGCGATGTATACGGACTGACGCCTGCCCGGTGCTGGAACGTTAAGGGGACCGGTTAGTGCGCTTTCGGGTGTGCGAAGCTGAGAACTTAAGCGCCAGTAAACGGCGGTGGTAACTATAACCATCCTAAGGTAGCGAAATTCCTTGTCGGGTAAGTTCCGACCTGCACGAATGGCGTAACGACTTCTCGACTGTCTCAACCATAGGCCCGGTGAAATTGCACTACGAGTAAAGATGCTCGTTTCGCGCAGAAGGACGGAAAGACCCCGGGACCTTTACTACAGTTTGATATTGGTGTTCGGTTCGGCTTGTGTAGGATAGGTGGGAGACTGTGAAGCATGCACGCCAGTGTGTGTGGAGTCAATCTTGAAATACCACTCTGGTCGTGCTGGATGTCTAACCTCGGTCCGTGATCCGGATCAGGGACAGTGTCTGATGGGTAGTTTAACTGGGGCGGTTGCCTCCTAAAGAGTAACGGAGGCGCCCAAAGGTTCCCTCAGCCTGGTTGGCAATCAGGTGTTGAGTGTAAGTGCACAAGGGAGCTTGACTGTGAGACCGACGGGTCGAGCAGGGACGAAAGTCGGGACTAGTGATCCGGCAGTGGCTTGTGGAAGCGCTGTCGCTCAACGGATAAAAGGTACCCCGGGGATAACAGGCTGATCTTCCCCAAGAGTCCATATCGACGGGATGGTTTGGCACCTCGATGTCGGCTCGTCGCATCCTGGGGCTGGAGTCGGTCCCAAGGGTTGGGCTGTTCGCCCATTAAAGCGGTACGCGAGCTGGGTTTAGAACGTCGTGAGACAGTTCGGTCCCTATCCTCTGCGCGCGTAGGAATATTGAGAAGGGCTGTCCCTAGTACGAGAGGACCGGGACGGACGAACCTCTGGTGTGCCAGTTGTCCTGCCAAGGGCATGGCTGGTTGGCTACGTTCGGAAAGGATAACCGCTGAAAGCATCTAAGCGGGAAGCCTGCTTCGAGATGAGTGTTCCCACCCCCTTTGAGGGGTTAAGGCTCCCAGTAGACGACTGGGTTGATAGGCCAGATGTGGAAGCCCGGTAACGGGTGGAGCTGACTGGTACTAATAGGCCGAGGGCTTGTCCTCAGTTGCTCGCGTCCACTGTGTTAGTTCTGAAGTAACGAACTGTGACGGCACCGGTTTGTTCAACTTCATAGTGTTTCGGTGGTCATAGCGTTAGGGAAACGCCCGGTTACATTCCGAACCCGGAAGCTAAGCCTTTCAGCGCCGATGGTACTGCAGGGGGGACCCTGTGGGAGAGTAGGACGCCGCCGAACAATCATTCACGCTGGTCCCTGAACTTCGGTTCGGGGACCAGCGTTTTTTTATGCCTAGTCACTTGGTGTTCACGTCGTACGACCAGCATCCACAGTCATGGGGACGATCGGAATGCTGAAGTCCGCGGGTGTCGGTGCCGGCGACGAGGTCATCGTGTCGGCTTACGGGAACGTCGAGGTGGCCGAGGCGGTGCTGGCTGTGCGGGCGTTGCCGGTGTTCGCCGACATCGACGGGGATACGTACTGCCTGGATGCGGGCGCCGCGGAAGCCGCCGTGACATCGCGTACGGCGGCCATCGTGGGCGTAAAGCGATTCGGGTCTCCCGCAGGCATGGGACGGCTCGAGGAGCTCGGGCGTCGGCGAGGGCTTCTCGTGGTGGAGCATCGCGAGGAGGCCGACGCGGATCCGAGCGCGGTCGCTCGACGGCGCGTGCATGCGGCTTACCTGGACGGGCGGCTCACCGGGGTACGGACGCCGGCGGCGTGCGAGGGGCACGGCTATCAGCAGTACGTCGTCCGGGTGCCCGGCAATGGGCGGCCCGATCGTGACGCGTTCGCACACGCCGTGCGGCGCAGGGGCGTTGACTGTCGTGTGCCGGTGAAGACCCCCGTACACCGGCTGCCGGACTTCCGGCGGGAGATCTGTCTGCCCGAGACCGAGCGGGCCGCCGACGAGACGCTCGCTCTGCCCATCGGCGGCGAGCTGTCCCGTCGTGACCTTCAACGTGTCGTGGCGGCCTGCAATGCGCTCGGCGGGCTCCTGCAACCGGCCTTCTAGGACGATTGTTTGGGGTGGGAAGCGAAGAACTCCCACTTCACGTCGGTGGCGTTGACGTCGGCGGTGGTTCCGCCATGTCGCCCGCTTGGCGCCCGGACGATTTTCGGCCAATTCATGGGCTTGCCAGGACGTGTCCGCATTCGCGCAAGGTGGCAGCGGGGGCGGGGCCGGTCCGGACGAAGGGTGGGTTCAGAGCACGCTCGGATTCGGGTATGATCTATTCCGTTGCCGCAGCGCAGCAGGCCCCAATAGCTCAGTCGGTAGAGCGTCTCCATGGTAAGGAGAAGGTCTACGGTTCGATTCCGTATTGGGGCTCACAAACGAAAGGCCCCCGCCGTTGGCGGGGGCCTTTCGCGTATGCCCTACGAGTTGTGCCGCTCCGGGACGCGCATCGCGAGGATGGCCATGTCGTCGGAGGCGGGTTCTGCTGCGAAGCGCTCGACGGCGCGCAGGATGCGGGCGGCCACTGCGCCGGCCGTCAGGCCCGTACAGGTGGCCAGGACGTCGGCGAGGCCGTCGTCGCCGAGCATTCGGGTGCCCTCGCGGCGCTCGGTGACGCCGTCCGTGACGCACAGGAGTACGTCGCCGGGGTCGAGGGTGACGCTCTGCTCGTACAGCTCCAGGTCCTCCATGACGCCGAGCAGCGGCTGGGGTTCGGCGGCCGGTTCGACCGAGCCGTCCGGGCGCAGACGCAGGGGGAGCGGGTGGCCCGCGCAGACGATTTTGAGGATCGAGCTGCCGTCCTCCTGCGGCCACAACTCGCCGTACAGGAGCGTCAGGAAGCGGCTTCGGGCGCCCTCGTCGAGGATCGCCGCGTTCAGGCGTTCAAGGACGGCGGGGCCGCTGAAGCCTTCGCGGGCCAGGAGGCGCAGGGCGTGGCGGGCGAGGCCGGTGACCGCGGCCGCTTCCGGGCCCGTACCGCAGACGTCGCCGATGGCGAAGCCGTACGCGCCGTCGCGGATCGGGAAGAGGTCGTAGAAGTCGCCGCCGACCTCGTTGCCTTCGCCGGCCGCTCGGTAGATGACCTCCACCTCGACGTTCGGGACGTGAGGCAGCTCGGGCGGCAGGAGGCTGCGCTGGAGCGACTGGCTGATGGCCATGCGCTCGGAGTACAGGCGTGCGTTGTCGAGGGCCAGCGCGGCGCGGCGGGAGAGGTCTTCGGCGAGTTCGAGGATTTCCTGGCGGAAGTGGTCGTCGGTTGGCTTGCCGAGGGTGAGCATGCCGATGACGCGGTTGCGGGCGACCAGGGGGAGGACGACGGTCTCGCCGCCGACGGCCGCGGCTGTCGCGAGTGTGGTGCCGATGCCCGAGCCGAGGTGCGGGGTGGAGCCGAGGCCGAGGCTTCGCATCGACGTACGGAGGGCGGCCTGGTGGGCGGCGTCGCTCGGGGCCGTCCAGATGCGGGCGCCGGGGGCGGGGACCGGCTCCGGCGGGTCGATCTTGGAGAGCAGGGCCTTGAGGCCGTCGATGCGCTCCTCGTCCTCGTGGAGTACGTACGAGAGGTACGGCTCGGAGGACTGGTCGGCGATGGTGTAGACGGCGCACCAGGTGGCCAGGGTGGGGACCGTCATCTGTGCCATGAGGGCCAGGGTCTGGTCGCGGTCGAGCGTACCGGCGAGGAGGTCGGAAGCCTCGACGAGGAACGACAGGGAGCCTCGGCGGAGGCGCTCCAGCTCGCCGAGGCGGGCGGATTCGACGGCGAGCGCGATGCGGTCGGCGGCGAACTGGAGGCGCAGGGCCTCCTCGTTGGAGTACCGGCCGGGGGCTTCGGCGGCGACGCCGAGTGAGCCGGTGAGGCGGCCCTCGACCTTGAGGGGGACGGTGACGACGGAGCGCATGCCGGTGCCGCTGAGGAGGGGGACGGCGCCCGGGACGGCCGTGAGGTCCTCGTGGACGGCGGGCATGCGGGCCGAGCCGTAGCGGCCGGTGCCGGCTTCCACCGGGACGCGGGCGAAGCGCTGGCGGGCGGAGGGGAGGCCGGTGGTGGCTCGTACCTCCAGCTCGGTCTCGTCGTCGGTGGCGAGGAGCAGGAACGCGGAGTCGGCGTCCAGCATGTCCCGGGAGCGCTCGACCGTGCGCTGAAGGAGTCCGTCGAGGTCGTCGGGGGCGGGGGAGCCGATGAAGACCTCGAACGGGTCGGCCGTGCGGCCCTCGGGGAACGTGCCGCCCGCGGTGTCGGCGGGGGTGCGCTGCGGGGACTGGATCACGGCGCGCTCGAAGTCGCGTACGAGAAGGCAGACGGTGGACGGCTCGCCGGCTGCGTCCCGTACGCGCAGGTGGGACGCGTAGACGGCGACGACGCGGCCGTCGGCGCCGCGTACGCCGTAGCTGCCCTCCCAGCGGGACAGCTGGAGAGCGTCCGCGATGCCGGTGGCGATGCCGGGGGTGTGGGGCCAGGCGGCGAAGTCGGTGAGCTGCTTGCCGATGACCTGGTCGGCGGCGTAACCGAAGAGCTCTTCCGCGTCCTCGTTCCAGGCGCTGATCGCGCCGGTGCGGTCGATCTGGACGACGGCGACGCGGACGCGGCCGTCGGCGACCGGGAGGAGCTCGACCGGGAGCACGGGGCCGGCGGAGCGGATGCCGACCGGGCGAGCGGGGAGATCGAGTTGGAACCAGACCTGCTTGTGGGTCCGCGCGTACTCGACGCCCCAGCGGGAGGCGAGCGCGGCGCACAGGAGCAGTCCTCGGCCACCTTCGCGATCGGGGCTGCCGAAGGACTGGGCCGAGCCCTGGAGCGGAACCTCGCGCTCGGGATAGCGGTCGGCGACCTCGACCCGGATGCCGTCTTCCATCCGGAGACAGAGCACGTCGGCGGTGGTGCCCGCATGCACGACGGCGTTGGTGACGAGCTCGCTGGTGAGGACGACGGCGTCGTCCACGATGTCGGAATACCCCCACCCCTGGAGTGTGTCCCTGACAAAGGCGCGGGCGGTCGCGACGGACCGTCCCACGGGATCGAAGCTGGCAGCCGCCCGCGCGGTGATCACAGAACTCCTCGTACGCGTATCGACGCCCGGCTCTGCCATGATCGGCCCGCCCCTCCGGTGCCCGGTGGTAGTTCTCGCGCCACCGCCCCCGCCGGGCAGACCGGGGCGGCTGGACAGCCGGATGCCAGGTTACTTACCTTCGCTGTCCGTGCGGATGCCGGTCACCAGTGTTTCCGCCCTGAGAGTGCGGGGAGGGGTGTGCGAAGCTGCCGAACTGTTATGGCCTGGTTCGGCCAGGGTGAAACACTGGGAAGGCTCCGGGAGAAGCCCCAGTGAGTACGGTCAACCCCTGCGGGAGGGACACGGTGGAGTCTGGCGCAGCCGCGCGGAGCACGAACACGCGCGCAAAAGGCGGACGGTCCCGGAACAATGGGACAACCGAAGTGGACACGGCAGCCCTCGGAAGGCTGCTGGCGGCACTAGTGACGATGCGGGACGGCAATTTCCGTAAACGCCTGACGGTCTCGGGCGACGGTGTGATGGCCGAGATCGCCGCCGTTTTCAACGAGGTCGCCGACCGGAATCTGCATCTGACCGGCGAGCTGGCCCGCGTACGGCGCATGGTCGGGCGCGAGGGGAAGCTGGCCGAGCGGCTGGAGACGGGCGCCTGCGAGGGCTCCTGGGCTGCCGCGATTGACGCTTCGAACGCCCTGGTCGACGATCTCGCGCGGCCTGTGTCCGAGGTCGGGCGGGTGCTGTCCGCGGTCGCCGACGGTGATCTGGACCAGCGGATGGAGCTGCGGTCGCAGGGGGCGGAGGGTACGGGGCACCCGCTGCGCGGCGAATTCCTGAAGGTCGGGCGTACGGTCAACAACCTCGTCGACCAGCTTTCGGCGTTCACCGACGAGGTGACGCGGGTCGCTCTTGAGGTGGGCACCGAGGGCAAGCTGGGCGGCCAGGCTCAGGTGCGCGGTATGTCCGGTTCATGGAAAGATCTCACGGATTCCGTCAACACGATGGCGTACCGGCTCACGGCTCAGGTACGTGACATTGCTCTCGTCACGACGGCGGTCGCCAAGGGCGATCTGTCACGCAAGGTCACCGTCCATGTGGCCGGCGAGATGCTGCAGCTGAAGAACACCGTCAACACGATGGTCGACCAGCTGTCCTCCTTCTCCTCCGAGGTGACCCGTGTCGCCCGCGAGGTGGGTACCGAGGGCGAGCTGGGCGGTCAGGCGCAGGTGCCGGGTGTGGCCGGTGTGTGGAAGGACCTGACGGACTCCGTCAACCTGATGGCGGGGAACCTGACCGCGCAGGTGCGCGGGATCGCGGAGGTGACCACGGCGGTCGCCAATGGTGATCTGTCGCGGAAGGTCACGGTGAGCGCGCGGGGCGAGGTGGCCCAGCTCGCCGAGACCATCAACCAGATGACCGAGACGCTGCGTACGTTCGCGGACGAGGTCACGCGAGTGGCCAGCGAGGTCGGTGGCGAGGGTCTGCTGGGCGGCCAGGCGCAGGTGCCGGGCGCGGCGGGCACGTGGAAGGACCTGACGGACTCCGTCAACACGGTCTTCCGGAATCTCACGACTCAGGTGCGGGACATCGCGCAGGTTACGACGGCGGTGGCCAACGGTGACATGACGCAGAAGGTCACCGTCGACGTCGCGGGCGAGATGCTGGAGCTGAAGAACACCGTCAACACGATGGTGGACCAGCTTCAGTCGTTCGGTTCCGAAGTGACGCGGGTGGCGCGAGAGGTCGGCGTCGAGGGTCTGCTGGGCGGCCAGGCGCAGGTGCCGGGCGCGGCGGGCACGTGGAAGGACCTGACGGACTCCGTCAACACGGCCTTCCGTAACCTCACCGGCCAGGTGCGCAACATCGCGCAGGTGACGACCGCGGTCGCCAACGGCGATCTCTCGCAGAAGGTCACCGTCGACGTCTCCGGCGAGATGCTGGAGCTGAAGAACACCGTCAACACGATGGTGGACCAGCTGTCGTCGTTCGCCGACCAGGTGACGCGGATGGCGCGCGACGTGGGCACGGAGGGCCGCCTCGGCGGCCAGGCGCGGGTGGACGGCGTCAGCGGTACCTGGAAGGAACTCACCGACTCCGTCAACTTCATGGCGGGGAACCTGACTTCGCAGGTGCGGCAGATCGCTCAGGTGACGACGGCAGTGGCCCGCGGTGACCTGTCGCAGAAGATCGACGTGGATGCGCGCGGCGAGATCCTCGAACTGAAAAACACCATCAACACGATGGTGGACCAGCTGTCTTCCTTCGCGGACCAGGTGACGCGAGTCGCCCGTGAGGTGGGTACGGACGGACGCCTGGGCGGCCAGGCCCAGGTGCCGGGAGTCGCCGGCGTATGGCGCGATCTGACCGACTCCGTGAACGGCATGGCCGGCAACCTCACCGCTCAGGTCCGCAACATCGCGCAGGTCGCCACGGCGGTCGCGCGCGGTGACCTGTCGCAGAAGATCGACGTGGATGCGCGCGGCGAGATCCTGGAGCTGAAGAACACCCTCAACACGATGGTCGACCAGCTGTCGAACTTCGCGGAGCAGGTGACCAGGGTGGCCCGCGAGGTGGGCACCGAGGGCATTCTCGGCGGTCAGGCCGAGGTCCAGGGCGTCAGCGGTACGTGGAAGGACCTCACCCAGTCCGTCAACTTCATGGCGAACAACCTGACTTCACAGGTGCGCAACATCGCCGAGGTCACGACGGCGGTCGCCAAGGGCGATCTGTCGAAGAAGATCACCGTCGATGCCAAGGGCGAGATCCTGGAGCTCGTAACGACCGTCAACACGATGGTCGACCAGCTGTCGTCGTTCGCCGACGAGGTGACGAGGGTCGCTCGCGAGGTGGGCACCGAGGGAATCCTCGGCGGCCAGGCCCGGGTGCGCGGGGTCACCGGTATCTGGAAGGACCTCAGCGACAACGTCAACCTGATGGCCAACAACCTGACGTCGCAGGTACGGAACATCTCGCAGGTCTCGGCGGCGGTCGCCAACGGTGACCTGACCAAGAAGGTGACGGTCGAGGCGCGCGGCGAGGTCGCGCAGCTCGC from Streptomyces spiramyceticus carries:
- a CDS encoding DegT/DnrJ/EryC1/StrS family aminotransferase; protein product: MGTIGMLKSAGVGAGDEVIVSAYGNVEVAEAVLAVRALPVFADIDGDTYCLDAGAAEAAVTSRTAAIVGVKRFGSPAGMGRLEELGRRRGLLVVEHREEADADPSAVARRRVHAAYLDGRLTGVRTPAACEGHGYQQYVVRVPGNGRPDRDAFAHAVRRRGVDCRVPVKTPVHRLPDFRREICLPETERAADETLALPIGGELSRRDLQRVVAACNALGGLLQPAF
- a CDS encoding SpoIIE family protein phosphatase; amino-acid sequence: MAEPGVDTRTRSSVITARAAASFDPVGRSVATARAFVRDTLQGWGYSDIVDDAVVLTSELVTNAVVHAGTTADVLCLRMEDGIRVEVADRYPEREVPLQGSAQSFGSPDREGGRGLLLCAALASRWGVEYARTHKQVWFQLDLPARPVGIRSAGPVLPVELLPVADGRVRVAVVQIDRTGAISAWNEDAEELFGYAADQVIGKQLTDFAAWPHTPGIATGIADALQLSRWEGSYGVRGADGRVVAVYASHLRVRDAAGEPSTVCLLVRDFERAVIQSPQRTPADTAGGTFPEGRTADPFEVFIGSPAPDDLDGLLQRTVERSRDMLDADSAFLLLATDDETELEVRATTGLPSARQRFARVPVEAGTGRYGSARMPAVHEDLTAVPGAVPLLSGTGMRSVVTVPLKVEGRLTGSLGVAAEAPGRYSNEEALRLQFAADRIALAVESARLGELERLRRGSLSFLVEASDLLAGTLDRDQTLALMAQMTVPTLATWCAVYTIADQSSEPYLSYVLHEDEERIDGLKALLSKIDPPEPVPAPGARIWTAPSDAAHQAALRTSMRSLGLGSTPHLGSGIGTTLATAAAVGGETVVLPLVARNRVIGMLTLGKPTDDHFRQEILELAEDLSRRAALALDNARLYSERMAISQSLQRSLLPPELPHVPNVEVEVIYRAAGEGNEVGGDFYDLFPIRDGAYGFAIGDVCGTGPEAAAVTGLARHALRLLAREGFSGPAVLERLNAAILDEGARSRFLTLLYGELWPQEDGSSILKIVCAGHPLPLRLRPDGSVEPAAEPQPLLGVMEDLELYEQSVTLDPGDVLLCVTDGVTERREGTRMLGDDGLADVLATCTGLTAGAVAARILRAVERFAAEPASDDMAILAMRVPERHNS
- a CDS encoding HAMP domain-containing protein, giving the protein MDTAALGRLLAALVTMRDGNFRKRLTVSGDGVMAEIAAVFNEVADRNLHLTGELARVRRMVGREGKLAERLETGACEGSWAAAIDASNALVDDLARPVSEVGRVLSAVADGDLDQRMELRSQGAEGTGHPLRGEFLKVGRTVNNLVDQLSAFTDEVTRVALEVGTEGKLGGQAQVRGMSGSWKDLTDSVNTMAYRLTAQVRDIALVTTAVAKGDLSRKVTVHVAGEMLQLKNTVNTMVDQLSSFSSEVTRVAREVGTEGELGGQAQVPGVAGVWKDLTDSVNLMAGNLTAQVRGIAEVTTAVANGDLSRKVTVSARGEVAQLAETINQMTETLRTFADEVTRVASEVGGEGLLGGQAQVPGAAGTWKDLTDSVNTVFRNLTTQVRDIAQVTTAVANGDMTQKVTVDVAGEMLELKNTVNTMVDQLQSFGSEVTRVAREVGVEGLLGGQAQVPGAAGTWKDLTDSVNTAFRNLTGQVRNIAQVTTAVANGDLSQKVTVDVSGEMLELKNTVNTMVDQLSSFADQVTRMARDVGTEGRLGGQARVDGVSGTWKELTDSVNFMAGNLTSQVRQIAQVTTAVARGDLSQKIDVDARGEILELKNTINTMVDQLSSFADQVTRVAREVGTDGRLGGQAQVPGVAGVWRDLTDSVNGMAGNLTAQVRNIAQVATAVARGDLSQKIDVDARGEILELKNTLNTMVDQLSNFAEQVTRVAREVGTEGILGGQAEVQGVSGTWKDLTQSVNFMANNLTSQVRNIAEVTTAVAKGDLSKKITVDAKGEILELVTTVNTMVDQLSSFADEVTRVAREVGTEGILGGQARVRGVTGIWKDLSDNVNLMANNLTSQVRNISQVSAAVANGDLTKKVTVEARGEVAQLADTVNTMVTTLSSFADEVTRVAREVGTEGELGGQARVPGVSGTWKDLTESVNSMASNLTGQVRQIAMVTTAIAKGDLTKKIDIDARGEILELKTTINTMVDQLSSFADQVTRVAREVGTDGQLGGQARVRDVDGTWRDL